From a region of the Impatiens glandulifera chromosome 4, dImpGla2.1, whole genome shotgun sequence genome:
- the LOC124936630 gene encoding probable pectinesterase 67 has translation MMMFQQTRSLSSKFLVVLCVFTLDTLLVSTAPISVIDFPLLRQKIKSKHDITVDINGGGEFTSVQKAVDSIPAGNTEWYTINVKKGVYKETVHIPTNKPYIFMRGNGKGRTHIVSSQSSSNNFQSATFIVEAPNFVAFGMSFKNNAPTGLAFTSQNQSVAVIAAGDKAAFYHCGFFSNHNTLFDYKGRHYYDSCYIQGSIDFIFGRGQSIYHDCELFVIIDRRVEVLGSITAQSRENADGTSGFIFDGGKVYGIGEVYLGRPKGAYSRVLFANTYISRTITPQGWTTWRYEGPTENLFQAEYKCHGPGANISSRAAWSKQLTDAEANLLTSIDFINGKDWLPAWL, from the exons ATGATGATGTTTCAACAAACGCGGTCCCTTTCTTCGAAGTTTCTTGTTGTCTTATGTGTTTTCACTCTCGATACCTTATTAGTATCGACAGCTCCAATATCCGTCATTGATTTTCCTCTTCTCAGACAAAAGATCAAATCTAAGCATGATATTACCGTTGATATAAATGGAGGTGGCGAATTCACATCAGTTCAGAAAGCGGTTGATTCTATTCCTGCCGGGAATACTGAATGGTACACCATCAACGTTAAAAAGGGGGTTTATAA AGAAACTGTTCATATACCAACCAACAAACCTTATATATTCATGAGAGGAAATGGTAAAGGAAGAACACATATTGTCTCTTCTCAAAGCTCTAGCAATAATTTCCAATCTGCCACCTTCATTGTTGAAGCTCCAAATTTTGTAGCTTTTGGAATGAGCTTTAAG AACAACGCCCCAACAGGGCTTGCGTTCACGTCACAAAACCAGTCGGTGGCTGTCATTGCCGCAGGCGATAAGGCTGCATTTTATCATTGTGGGTTTTTTAGTAACCATAATACTCTATTCGATTACAAAGGCAGGCATTATTACGATAGTTGCTACATTCAAGGCTCCATCGATTTCATCTTTGGACGTGGTCAATCAATATACCAC GATTGTGAATTGTTTGTGATAATAGATAGAAGAGTGGAGGTTCTTGGATCAATAACTGCTCAAAGTAGAGAAAATGCAGATGGGACGAGTGGATTTATATTTGATGGAGGAAAAGTATATGGAATAGGTGAAGTGTATTTGGGTAGACCTAAAGGAGCATATTCTAGGGTTCTTTTTGCAAATACTTATATTTCAAGGACTATTACTCCACAAGGATGGACTACATGGAGATATGAAGGCCCTACCGA AAATCTATTTCAAGCCGAATACAAATGTCATGGACCGGGAGCGAACATTTCGAGTAGGGCTGCGTGGTCGAAACAACTTACCGATGCGGAGGCTAATCTTTTGACCTCCATAGATTTCATCAATGGAAAGGATTGGCTACCGGCCTGGCTGTGA
- the LOC124934936 gene encoding uncharacterized protein LOC124934936, translating into MEISHSSSTNPIIFFSILILLFINCSARHHQTSDHEHSGELKTTSNFQLPNINPGITKICHDTDYFDVCVSSIAPLLKGREGTSDIPSVLQIAIQAATDKTKDALAELERIASDSGSSKQLKSTLNDCRDSYNDALENFQSALDALPSRDVGTMNSMLSACVTDFGDCDDFLDGFEVSLPDINRKLTQMTSNCLAISSLLN; encoded by the coding sequence ATGGAAATCTCTCATTCTTCATCAACAAACCCAATCATCTTCTTTTCCATTCTCATTCTCCTCTTCATCAACTGTTCAGCTCGTCACCACCAAACCTCCGATCATGAACATTCCGGCGAACTCAAAACTACATCCAACTTCCAACTCCCAAATATCAATCCAGGAATCACCAAAATCTGTCATGATACTGATTACTTCGACGTTTGCGTTTCCTCAATCGCTCCTTTACTAAAAGGTCGTGAAGGAACTAGCGATATCCCATCTGTCTTACAAATCGCAATCCAAGCCGCAACTGATAAAACAAAAGACGCACTTGCTGAACTCGAACGCATTGCTTCTGATTCAGGAAGCTCAAAACAATTGAAATCAACTTTGAATGATTGCAGGGACAGTTATAATGATGCACTTGAAAATTTTCAGTCTGCGTTGGACGCACTTCCATCTCGCGATGTTGGGACGATGAACAGCATGTTGAGTGCTTGCGTTACGGATTTTGGCGATTGCGATGATTTCCTTGATGGATTTGAAGTTTCACTTCCGGATATTAATCGAAAACTTACTCAGATGACTAGCAATTGTCTTGCTATTTCTT